One region of Salvia miltiorrhiza cultivar Shanhuang (shh) chromosome 3, IMPLAD_Smil_shh, whole genome shotgun sequence genomic DNA includes:
- the LOC131017975 gene encoding UDP-glycosyltransferase 83A1-like: MGVMIGKKPHVLAVPFPAQGHVKPLMKLARQIAKYGIKVTFANIESVHDKIVSYSAKMSEDVDVDVDEDEDEDEGNLVLTSVGDGRGPDDDHEDVFKLLDTLRSSMPQSLTDLIETINASTPDERISCVIADITMSYVSETAEKMGAEFVVFSPPSAAAVGVINVIPKLLEEGILDQNGSVTNGQTTSLSDDIPAWRKDEFSWSFAIDLKTQKIFFECSRRVLSAAAEAKLLISNTCYELEPAACDLIPNILPVGPLTLFEPDGPKSITSSCNFHREDPSCLTWLDSKPPKSVIYVSFGSLAVFSQQQLDELALGLEMSGRAFLWVVRSDLANGSRAVFPDGFVERVGEVGKIVEWAPQEEVLSHPSVACFLSHCGWNSTLEGLSRGLPFLCWPYFSDQFHNQKYICDKWEIGLRIDPDENGIRLRHEIMEKIDMLFCDDGFKENATRLKEITAESVGEGGSSYENMMKFIDHLRKIR; encoded by the exons atgggTGTAATGATTGGCAAGAAGCCTCATGTATTGGCGGTGCCGTTCCCGGCTCAAGGCCATGTCAAGCCGCTCATGAAATTGGCGCGCCAAATCGCCAAATACGGGATTAAGGTCACATTCGCTAACATCGAATCTGTTCATGACAAAATAGTTTCTTATTCAGCCAAAATGTCAGAAGACGTGGAcgtggacgtggacgaggacgaggaCGAGGACGAGGGCAACTTGGTGCTGACATCGGTGGGAGACGGGCGAGGTCCGGACGATGACCACGAGGACGTGTTTAAGCTTCTGGACACGCTGAGAAGCTCGATGCCTCAATCCCTGACGGATTTGATCGAGACGATAAACGCCTCCACACCTGATGAGAGAATCAGCTGTGTGATTGCCGATATCACAATGTCTTATGTCTCTGAGACTGCGGAGAAGATGGGAGCGGAATTCGTCGTTTTCTCGCCACCTTCCGCGGCGGCCGTAGGCGTCATCAATGTCATTCCTAAGCTCCTGGAAGAAGGAATTCTTGATCAAAATG GAAGTGTAACAAATGGGCAGACAACCAGCCTATCCGACGATATACCCGCGTGGAGGAAAGATGAATTCTCATGGAGTTTTGCAATCGACCTAAAAACGCAGAAGATCTTCTTCGAATGTTCGCGAAGGGTCTTGAGCGCAGCAGCCGAAGCCAAGCTGTTGATAAGCAACACCTGCTACGAGCTCGAGCCCGCAGCTTGCGATCTCATCCCCAACATCCTGCCGGTCGGCCCGCTGACTCTATTCGAGCCCGACGGCCCGAAATCCATCACCTCCTCCTGCAACTTCCACCGCGAAGATCCTTCTTGTTTGACCTGGTTGGATAGTAAACCACCTAAATCCGTCATCTATGTTTCCTTCGGCAGCTTGGCAGTTTTCTCTCAGCAGCAGCTGGATGAGCTGGCGCTCGGCCTCGAGATGTCGGGCCGGGCCTTTCTGTGGGTCGTGAGGTCGGATCTCGCCAACGGGTCGCGGGCCGTGTTCCCGGATGGTTTCGTGGAGAGAGTGGGTGAGGTTGGGAAGATTGTTGAGTGGGCGCCTCAGGAGGAGGTTCTTTCTCATCCTTCTGTCGCATGTTTTTTGTCGCACTGTGGGTGGAACTCGACTCTCGAGGGACTGAGTCGGGGTTTGCCCTTTTTGTGTTGGCCTTATTTTTCGGACCAATTTCATAACCAGAAGTATATATGTGATAAATGGGAGATTGGGTTGAGGATTGATCCTGATGAGAACGGGATTAGGTTGAGGCATGAAATTATGGAGAAGATTGATATGCTTTTTTGTGATGatggttttaaggaaaatgcaACGAGGTTGAAGGAGATAACTGCGGAGAGTGTTGGTGAAGGGGGCTCTTCTTACGAGAATATGATGAAGTTCATTGATCATCTTAGGAAAATACGTTGA
- the LOC131017974 gene encoding dirigent protein-like — MASTSKLRAIFLCLLISAAAASAPRGRKPHNRQPCQQLVFYFHDILYNGQNYNNATSAIIGSPQWGNKTTVATPYNFGDLVAFDDPITLDNNLHSPPVGRAQGMYLYDQRSIYGALLSFSFLFNSTDHVGTLNFAGADPLMNKTRDISVIGGTGDFFMARGVATLSTDSFEGDVYFRLRVEINLYECW; from the coding sequence ATGGCCTCTACATCAAAATTGAGGGCCATTTTCTTGTGCCTCCTCATCTCCGCCGCAGCAGCCTCCGCGCCCCGCGGCCGGAAACCCCACAACCGACAACCCTGTCAGCAGCTCGTCTTTTATTTCCACGACATTCTTTACAATGGGCAAAATTACAACAACGCCACTTCCGCGATCATTGGATCCCCACAGTGGGGCAACAAGACCACGGTGGCGACGCCCTACAACTTCGGCGACTTGGTGGCGTTCGACGACCCCATAACCCTAGATAACAATTTGCACTCGCCTCCGGTGGGCCGCGCACAGGGCATGTATTTGTACGACCAGAGGAGCATATACGGCGCATTGCTCAGCTTCTCGTTTCTCTTCAACTCCACCGACCATGTCGGCACGTTGAACTTCGCCGGCGCCGACCCGTTGATGAACAAGACAAGGGACATTTCAGTCATCGGAGGCACCGGTGATTTCTTCATGGCTCGAGGCGTCGCTACTTTGTCCACGGATTCATTTGAGGGAGATGTTTACTTTAGGCTTCGTGTTGAAATCAATTTGTATGAGTGTTGGTAG
- the LOC131018491 gene encoding uncharacterized protein LOC131018491, producing the protein MDSMSAISPANPAVNLPQIHPISVKLDRSNYSFWKAQIATTVRAFGFDDVLQNNSAPSQYLDSASSENVQNPSYLVWLRRNQFVFSWILTFISPSMIGYVGRCTFSAEILLAFEKDILDQLYNIGQPISKSDLVTHVLAGLGQEFESISVFLQSTCEELTLHELQFALQTHEIRIHNQAIASGNLSQSVFSSQANTDMNNLLI; encoded by the exons ATGGATTCCATGTCTGCAATTTCACCAGCAAATCCAGCTGTGAATCTTCCCCAAATTCATCCGATAAGTGTCAAATTGGATCGAAGCAATTACAGCTTCTGGAAAGCGCAGATCGCAACAACTGTTCGCGCTTTtggttttgatgatgttttgcAGAACAATTCTGCTCCATCACAATACCTCGACTCCGCATCTTCAGAAAATGTTCAAAATCCATCATATCTCGTTTGGCTTAGACGAAATCAGTTTGTTTTCAGCTGGATTCTAACTTTCATATCACCATCTATGATTGGTTATGTTGGAAGATGCACCTTTTCTGCTGAAATCTTGCTTGCCTTTGAAAA AGATATCTTGGATCAGTTATACAACATTGGTCAACCGATTTCTAAGTCTGATCTAGTAACACATGTTCTAGCTGGACTAGGTCAAGAGTTTGAAAGTATAAGTGTCTTTCTACAATCCACATGTGAAGAGTTAACACTACATGAGCTTCAGTTTGCTCTCCAAACTCATGAAATTCGCATCCATAATCAAGCTATTGCTAGTGGAAATCTATCTCAATCTGTTTTCTCATCTCAAGCTAATACTGATATGAATAACCTGCTGATATGA
- the LOC131017977 gene encoding probable glutathione peroxidase 2 — translation MFLLRPINWASILFLCLALWLYNRYPTLKDSGADSPKSVYDFTVKDIHGNDVPLSNYQGKVLLIVNVASKCGLTQSNYKELNILYERYRDRGFEILAFPCNQFAFQEPGTNEEIEETVCTRFKAEFPIFDKIEVNGKNTTPLYKFLKSEKGGLFVKAIKWNFTKFLVNKEGKVVERYAPATSPLAMEKDIQNILPK, via the exons ATGTTTTTGCTAAGACCAATCAACTGGGCATCTATACTCTTCCTCTGCCTTGCGCTATGGTTATATAACAGATATCCTACTCTCAAAGATTCAGGAGCAGATTCCCCAAAATCAGTTTACGACTTCACTGTTAAG GATATTCATGGGAATGATGTTCCTTTAAGTAACTACCAGGGGAAGGTTCTTCTGATTGTGAATGTAGCTTCGAAATG TGGTTTAACACAGTCAAATTACAAGGAGTTGAATATTTTGTATGAGAGATATAGAGATCGAG GCTTTGAAATACTCGCATTTCCTTGCAATCAGTTTGCTTTTCAAGAGCCGGGAACTAATGAGGAAATCGAGGAAACTGTATGTACTAGATTTAAAGCTGAGTTCCCGATCTTTGACAAG ATTGAGGTCAATGGAAAGAACACGACGCCCCTTTACAAGTTCTTGAAGTCGGAAAAGGGTGGTTTGTTCGTCAAAGCTATCAAGTGGAATTTTACGAAGTTTTTGGTGAACAAAGAAGGAAAAGTTGTGGAGAGATATGCTCCAGCTACATCACCACTTGCAATGGAG AAAGACATACAAAATATTTTGCCAAAATGA